A single region of the Rhodospirillales bacterium genome encodes:
- the mdh gene encoding malate dehydrogenase, with protein sequence MARAKIGLIGAGMIGGTLAHLAGLKELGDVALVDIAEGIPQGKGLDLAESSPVEGFDAAFVGSNDYGAIAGADVVIVTAGVPRKPGMSRDDLIGINSGIIKTVGENIKNHAPEAFVIVITNPLDAMVEVMQRVTGFAANKVVGMAGVLDSARFRYFLSQEFGVSVEDVTAFVLGGHGDTMVPLVRYSTVAGIPLPDLVEMGWTTQKKLDEIVQRTRDGGAEIVGLLKTGSAYYAPASSAIAMAESYLKDKKRVLPCAAKLKGEYGIDGLYIGVPVVIGAGGVEKIIEIKLSAEEQEMFDGSVNAVKGLVEAVDKAA encoded by the coding sequence ATGGCACGGGCAAAAATCGGATTAATCGGAGCCGGCATGATCGGCGGAACCTTGGCGCATCTGGCCGGTTTGAAAGAGTTGGGGGATGTGGCGCTGGTCGATATCGCCGAAGGCATTCCGCAGGGCAAGGGGCTTGATCTGGCCGAATCCTCTCCCGTGGAAGGGTTTGACGCCGCCTTTGTCGGCAGCAACGACTACGGCGCGATTGCGGGCGCGGATGTGGTGATTGTGACGGCGGGCGTTCCCCGCAAGCCGGGCATGAGCCGCGACGATCTCATCGGCATCAATTCCGGCATTATCAAAACCGTTGGCGAAAATATTAAAAACCATGCGCCGGAGGCGTTCGTGATTGTGATTACCAATCCGCTCGACGCGATGGTGGAGGTGATGCAGCGCGTGACCGGCTTTGCCGCGAATAAAGTCGTGGGCATGGCGGGCGTTCTGGATTCGGCGCGCTTCCGTTATTTCCTGTCGCAGGAATTCGGCGTGTCCGTCGAAGATGTGACGGCTTTTGTGCTGGGCGGGCATGGCGATACGATGGTGCCGCTTGTCCGTTATTCCACGGTGGCTGGCATTCCCTTGCCGGATCTGGTGGAGATGGGCTGGACCACGCAGAAAAAGCTGGATGAAATTGTCCAGCGCACGCGCGATGGCGGGGCCGAAATCGTCGGCCTGCTCAAAACCGGATCGGCTTATTACGCGCCGGCCTCCAGTGCGATTGCAATGGCGGAGAGTTACCTGAAAGATAAAAAACGGGTCCTGCCCTGCGCGGCCAAACTTAAGGGCGAGTACGGAATCGACGGGCTCTATATCGGCGTGCCTGTCGTGATTGGCGCAGGCGGTGTTGAGAAGATTATCGAGATCAAACTCTCCGCTGAAGAACAGGAAATGTTCGACGGCTCCGTAAACGCCGTGAAGGGCCTCGTCGAAGCGGTCGATAAAGCGGCCTGA
- a CDS encoding L,D-transpeptidase family protein: MFWAKNICALCALCFCLCLSGAALAGEKADMVIVDKSERMLYLKKGDKIFKSFPIVLGDNPIGHKQQEGDRRTPEGRYVLDFKNRNSKYYKSIHISYPNKEDVRNARKRGVKPGSGIVIHGSPGGISFSSRFKRREDWTDGCIAVGNSDMNQIWNAVDVNTPILILP; this comes from the coding sequence ATGTTTTGGGCGAAAAACATATGTGCCTTATGCGCTCTTTGTTTTTGTCTTTGTCTTTCCGGCGCGGCGCTGGCGGGCGAAAAGGCGGATATGGTCATCGTAGATAAATCCGAACGTATGCTTTATCTCAAAAAAGGGGATAAAATTTTCAAGAGCTTTCCGATTGTCCTGGGGGATAATCCGATAGGTCACAAACAGCAGGAAGGGGACCGGCGCACGCCCGAAGGGCGCTATGTTCTCGACTTTAAAAACAGGAACAGCAAGTATTATAAATCCATCCATATTTCCTATCCGAATAAAGAAGATGTCCGCAACGCCAGGAAACGCGGCGTGAAGCCGGGAAGCGGAATCGTCATACACGGTTCTCCCGGCGGCATTTCGTTTTCCAGCCGTTTTAAAAGACGGGAAGACTGGACGGATGGCTGTATCGCCGTGGGAAATTCCGATATGAACCAGATATGGAATGCCGTGGATGTCAACACCCCGATTCTGATTTTGCCTTAA
- a CDS encoding prepilin peptidase — translation MLVFIVIFCVLVALGFGLAAAWSDFNGFTISNLYSVAIVVAFVPAFLILHWMAPEVAYFASWKSHLLAAFLVFGVSFLLFFTNVLGAGDSKLASVYALWVGMGGLLSFLFFMTLFGGVLGLVTIMVQKTKPFKAPPEGSWLARAQEGVSAVPYGIAIIFGAVVAFYQVGYFDLAALAALAKGQ, via the coding sequence ATGCTCGTTTTTATCGTCATTTTTTGTGTTCTTGTGGCTTTGGGCTTTGGGCTGGCGGCGGCCTGGTCCGACTTTAACGGCTTTACCATTTCCAATCTTTATTCCGTGGCCATTGTTGTGGCCTTTGTGCCGGCCTTTTTAATTTTGCACTGGATGGCGCCGGAGGTGGCATATTTTGCCTCGTGGAAATCGCATCTTTTGGCGGCTTTCCTTGTGTTTGGCGTCAGTTTTTTGCTGTTTTTTACGAATGTTCTCGGGGCCGGAGATTCGAAGCTGGCGAGCGTCTATGCGCTGTGGGTCGGAATGGGCGGCTTGCTGTCGTTTTTATTCTTTATGACGCTCTTTGGCGGCGTTCTGGGGCTTGTCACCATTATGGTCCAGAAGACAAAGCCTTTCAAGGCCCCGCCGGAGGGGAGCTGGCTTGCCAGGGCGCAGGAAGGCGTGAGCGCCGTGCCTTATGGAATAGCCATCATTTTTGGCGCGGTTGTTGCATTTTATCAGGTGGGGTATTTTGACCTTGCGGCACTCGCGGCCCTTGCAAAGGGGCAATAA
- a CDS encoding pilus assembly protein: MLNSFLMRTKILAWWVEDKAVALTEAAILFPVLLSLLMGVYDLGQGVVVNQKVMSASQVVGDLITRYEVVNMDLVNDIILAGKMALEPYPTGTFGYDIASIEFDEDGDPVVLWRVTQGMPANDTAVASTAGFAEEGEGLVVVSVAYEYTPFFADFVVDQIDMREVAFLRGRKSATIACTDCPS, from the coding sequence ATGTTGAACAGTTTTCTGATGCGGACGAAAATTTTGGCCTGGTGGGTCGAAGACAAAGCTGTTGCGCTCACGGAGGCTGCCATTCTCTTCCCGGTTTTGTTGTCTCTTTTGATGGGGGTTTACGATCTGGGGCAGGGGGTTGTCGTCAACCAGAAAGTCATGTCGGCTTCGCAGGTGGTGGGAGATCTGATTACGCGTTACGAAGTGGTCAATATGGATCTTGTCAACGATATCATTCTGGCCGGGAAAATGGCTCTGGAGCCTTATCCGACCGGGACATTCGGGTACGATATCGCCAGCATTGAGTTTGACGAGGACGGCGACCCGGTCGTTTTGTGGCGCGTGACGCAAGGCATGCCCGCCAACGATACCGCCGTGGCGAGCACTGCGGGCTTTGCCGAGGAAGGGGAGGGGCTTGTAGTCGTAAGCGTCGCTTATGAATACACCCCGTTTTTTGCCGATTTTGTCGTAGACCAGATTGATATGCGGGAAGTCGCTTTTCTGCGTGGCCGTAAGAGCGCGACGATTGCCTGTACGGATTGTCCATCGTAA
- a CDS encoding adenylosuccinate synthase encodes MGNVAVIGSQWGDEGKGKIVDWLSSRADVVVRFQGGHNAGHTLVIDGNVYKLHLLPSGIVRKGKLSIIGNGVVVDPWALLEEIGNLQDHGIEITPENLKVAENVNLILPCHAAMDVALEAARGRGDKLGTTKRGIGPTYEDKVARRGIRLCDLRDPELLKEKLERLMVHHNALLKGLDAAPIDPEKVYGDLMEIAPRLLAYADVVWKTLDDARKAGKKILFEGAQGMMLDVDHGTYPFVTSSNIVSAQAATGAGVGPKSIGYVLGITKAYTTRVGTGPFPTELKDADGDRLGERGHEFGTTTGRKRRCGWFDAALVRQSIKLGGIDGIALTKLDVLDGFDELKICVGYELENRKIDYIPASQKEQALLKPVYETIPGWRESTQGARSWADLPAAAVKYVRRVEELIEAPVSLLSTSPEREDTILVHDPFAG; translated from the coding sequence ATGGGGAATGTTGCGGTGATCGGGTCCCAGTGGGGCGACGAGGGAAAAGGAAAAATTGTGGACTGGCTCTCCAGCCGTGCGGATGTCGTGGTGCGCTTTCAGGGCGGCCATAACGCCGGCCATACGCTCGTCATTGACGGGAATGTTTATAAGCTGCATCTCCTGCCCTCCGGCATTGTGCGGAAAGGAAAACTCTCGATTATCGGGAACGGCGTTGTCGTGGATCCCTGGGCGTTGCTGGAAGAAATAGGAAATCTTCAGGATCATGGGATTGAAATTACGCCGGAAAATCTGAAAGTCGCCGAGAATGTAAACCTGATTTTACCCTGCCATGCGGCGATGGATGTCGCGCTGGAGGCCGCCAGAGGCAGGGGAGACAAGCTGGGAACCACCAAACGCGGCATTGGCCCGACCTATGAAGATAAAGTCGCGCGGCGGGGCATTCGGCTGTGCGATTTGCGTGACCCGGAGCTTTTGAAAGAAAAACTGGAGCGGCTTATGGTCCATCATAACGCTCTGCTGAAAGGACTGGATGCCGCGCCGATTGATCCTGAAAAAGTGTATGGGGATTTGATGGAGATTGCGCCGCGCCTTCTGGCCTATGCGGATGTGGTCTGGAAAACGCTGGATGACGCCCGCAAGGCGGGAAAGAAAATCCTGTTCGAAGGGGCGCAGGGCATGATGCTGGATGTCGATCATGGAACCTATCCGTTTGTGACCTCCTCCAACATTGTGTCGGCGCAGGCGGCGACCGGTGCGGGTGTCGGTCCCAAATCCATCGGCTATGTGCTCGGCATTACCAAGGCCTACACCACCCGTGTCGGAACAGGGCCTTTTCCCACGGAGCTGAAGGATGCGGACGGGGACCGGCTTGGCGAGCGCGGGCACGAATTCGGCACGACCACCGGGCGCAAGCGCAGGTGCGGATGGTTTGACGCCGCGCTGGTCCGCCAGTCGATCAAGCTTGGCGGGATTGATGGAATCGCTTTGACAAAACTGGATGTGCTGGACGGGTTCGATGAGCTTAAAATCTGTGTGGGCTATGAGCTGGAAAACAGAAAAATAGACTATATCCCGGCCTCTCAGAAAGAGCAGGCCTTGCTGAAACCCGTTTACGAGACCATTCCGGGCTGGCGTGAAAGTACGCAGGGTGCGCGGAGCTGGGCCGATCTTCCGGCGGCGGCCGTTAAATATGTCCGGCGGGTGGAAGAGCTGATCGAAGCGCCCGTTTCCCTGCTTTCCACAAGTCCGGAGCGGGAAGACACGATTCTTGTACATGACCCCTTTGCGGGATAA
- the cpaB gene encoding Flp pilus assembly protein CpaB has protein sequence MNKNVLIVLGGGFLIAILVAVLVQASLGGKKTEGAEGSQIQILVAARDLAVGKEIGASDLKWQKWPEDAMFSGAIVREDDQKASDAASGRMLQAVSAGQPIHPAFIVSEDKGNFLAATLKEGMRAVAVSVKAQTMAGGFVGPGDRVDVIVTYKVKVQDKDNPAVQAMVSKFATETILENVRVLAADQKAKREEDQAKVARTVTLEVDGAGAEKLALAAEMGDLVLSLRGIGDNGSSRNEQMTTDVSMSRVLKGLAEAQDSGGGASGMVRIYNGGTATNMAVRRTSP, from the coding sequence ATGAATAAAAATGTTTTGATAGTTCTGGGCGGCGGGTTTTTGATTGCCATTCTCGTGGCTGTGCTCGTGCAGGCTTCTTTAGGCGGCAAAAAAACGGAAGGCGCGGAAGGCTCGCAGATTCAAATTCTTGTGGCGGCGCGGGATCTGGCCGTTGGAAAAGAAATCGGGGCAAGTGACCTGAAGTGGCAAAAATGGCCGGAAGACGCGATGTTCTCCGGCGCGATTGTGCGGGAAGACGATCAGAAAGCAAGCGACGCGGCATCCGGCAGGATGTTGCAGGCCGTTTCGGCGGGGCAGCCTATCCATCCCGCCTTTATTGTCAGCGAAGACAAGGGGAATTTTCTGGCGGCGACGTTGAAAGAAGGGATGCGGGCCGTTGCGGTTTCCGTGAAAGCCCAGACGATGGCCGGCGGGTTTGTCGGGCCGGGAGACCGTGTGGACGTCATCGTGACGTACAAGGTCAAAGTTCAGGACAAGGATAATCCCGCCGTTCAGGCCATGGTGAGCAAGTTTGCCACGGAAACGATTCTGGAGAATGTCCGCGTTCTGGCGGCCGACCAGAAAGCCAAACGGGAAGAGGATCAGGCAAAGGTTGCTCGTACGGTGACGCTGGAAGTGGACGGGGCGGGGGCCGAGAAACTGGCCTTGGCCGCTGAAATGGGAGATCTCGTTTTGTCCCTGCGCGGAATCGGGGACAACGGGTCCTCCAGAAATGAACAAATGACGACAGATGTAAGTATGAGCCGCGTTCTCAAAGGTCTTGCCGAAGCGCAGGACAGCGGAGGCGGCGCAAGTGGAATGGTCCGTATTTATAATGGCGGCACGGCGACCAATATGGCTGTTCGCCGGACGAGCCCGTAA
- a CDS encoding M23 family metallopeptidase: MAKQQKKEAQTGGGGAGLSNVFMLTSLLQRNAAGHALSQGFSIEALQRHTADTYTPRTTLPPRERLSEPPEGWKMGDDPVVLTNPASSFRVSDEFRQRSAVRMHQGMDIAAPVGTELKAETDSQVAYSGWSNGYGNIVILNHGDGVYSLYAHLDGDNVQTGDYLRKGEVFANTGNSGIGTGAHLHHEIWIQKGDNAYVVDPQKAFGKDLSQQSTQDFLIQDAGIVAQGLKKGSGAWGRVAQNLRHDGHDHDHEDHDHDHEGHDHDHDHDVKTAGLSGEMNKATGLAETPDAAQPAPAERVAAIKVDVAQPAPV; the protein is encoded by the coding sequence ATGGCAAAACAGCAGAAAAAAGAGGCACAGACCGGCGGAGGCGGAGCGGGATTAAGTAACGTTTTCATGCTTACGTCCCTCCTGCAGAGAAATGCCGCCGGGCACGCTCTTTCCCAAGGATTCAGTATTGAAGCCCTGCAGAGACACACAGCGGACACCTACACTCCCCGCACAACCCTGCCGCCGCGCGAACGCCTTTCGGAGCCGCCGGAAGGATGGAAGATGGGAGACGATCCTGTTGTCCTGACGAATCCGGCCTCCTCCTTTAGAGTTTCCGATGAATTCCGGCAGAGAAGCGCCGTGCGCATGCATCAGGGAATGGATATCGCAGCACCGGTCGGAACGGAACTGAAAGCCGAAACGGATTCCCAGGTCGCCTATTCCGGATGGTCGAACGGATACGGTAACATCGTTATCCTCAACCATGGGGACGGCGTATACAGCCTGTACGCCCATCTGGACGGCGATAACGTTCAAACGGGCGATTATCTCCGTAAAGGCGAGGTTTTTGCCAACACCGGAAATTCCGGCATCGGGACGGGTGCGCACCTGCACCACGAAATCTGGATACAAAAGGGCGATAACGCATATGTCGTAGACCCCCAAAAAGCCTTCGGAAAGGATTTATCCCAGCAGAGCACGCAGGATTTTCTTATTCAGGATGCCGGAATTGTCGCACAAGGACTCAAAAAGGGATCCGGCGCATGGGGCAGGGTCGCGCAAAACCTCCGTCATGACGGCCACGACCATGACCACGAGGATCACGATCATGACCACGAAGGGCATGACCACGATCATGACCATGATGTAAAAACGGCCGGGCTGTCGGGAGAAATGAACAAGGCGACCGGTCTGGCCGAAACCCCGGACGCCGCGCAGCCCGCCCCTGCGGAGCGGGTCGCCGCAATAAAAGTGGACGTCGCGCAGCCTGCCCCCGTCTAA
- a CDS encoding ATP phosphoribosyltransferase regulatory subunit, whose translation MSDIHPALLPNGLSDLLPPEAGKEAAATHMLMREFAAFGYRQVKPPLVEFEDSLLTAGPGQAMASQTFRLMDPVSRRMMGVRADTTAQIARIAASRLSGEKRPLRLSYAADVLRVNGTQLRPARQFCQVGCEFIGAFSPKNDAEVALLALKSLSAVGLEDLTIDLSLPALAGHIFDAEKTAKEDRAEILEILKKRDREALEKCRDGAVRCFAPLLEAAGEAEKAVSCLREMRFSGAAAEEEVSSLICVYESLKEAVAVYGLKANITVDPLEHRGLTYETGVSFTLYAAGVRGEVGGGGRYKLGMKKAGGEDDTATGFTLYMDSILPALPKAEEEKIKTVSADANWKEVKTLQDQGWKVFREEG comes from the coding sequence ATGAGTGACATACATCCCGCATTGCTTCCGAACGGACTGTCCGATCTTTTGCCGCCGGAGGCGGGAAAAGAGGCGGCGGCCACCCATATGCTGATGCGGGAATTTGCCGCTTTCGGCTACCGTCAGGTGAAACCGCCGCTGGTCGAATTTGAAGACTCTCTCTTGACGGCCGGGCCGGGGCAGGCGATGGCATCGCAGACCTTTCGCCTGATGGATCCGGTCAGCCGGCGGATGATGGGGGTCCGCGCGGATACGACGGCCCAGATCGCGCGCATCGCGGCCTCCCGCCTTTCCGGGGAAAAACGTCCCTTGCGCCTGTCTTACGCGGCGGATGTGCTGCGGGTCAACGGGACGCAGCTTCGTCCGGCGCGGCAGTTTTGCCAGGTCGGGTGCGAATTTATCGGCGCTTTTTCGCCTAAGAACGATGCCGAAGTTGCGCTTCTGGCCCTAAAGTCCCTGTCTGCGGTCGGTCTTGAAGATTTGACCATTGATTTGTCCCTTCCGGCGCTTGCCGGCCATATTTTTGACGCGGAAAAAACTGCAAAAGAAGATCGTGCGGAGATCCTTGAAATTCTTAAAAAGCGGGACCGTGAAGCGCTTGAGAAATGTCGGGACGGCGCGGTCCGGTGCTTTGCGCCGTTGCTGGAAGCGGCGGGAGAGGCGGAAAAAGCTGTTTCCTGCCTGCGCGAAATGCGTTTTTCCGGCGCAGCGGCGGAGGAGGAGGTGTCTTCCCTGATCTGCGTCTATGAAAGCCTGAAAGAGGCTGTGGCGGTTTACGGGCTGAAGGCGAACATCACGGTGGACCCGCTCGAACATCGCGGATTGACTTATGAAACCGGCGTCAGCTTCACCCTGTATGCTGCCGGTGTGCGGGGAGAGGTCGGCGGCGGCGGGCGTTACAAACTCGGCATGAAGAAAGCCGGGGGGGAAGACGATACGGCGACCGGTTTTACGCTTTACATGGATAGTATTTTACCGGCGCTGCCAAAAGCGGAAGAGGAAAAAATAAAAACGGTTTCCGCCGATGCGAATTGGAAAGAGGTAAAGACGTTGCAGGATCAGGGGTGGAAGGTTTTCAGAGAAGAAGGGTAG
- a CDS encoding type II and III secretion system protein family protein, whose translation MEHTFRNRKTVLSLMALALFVLMPCGQALAGKADFAGLVGIPHDPTVDIMLGKAEMVEISGPVSDILVANPSIVDVMAVRSNRLYLVGTALGDTNIMALDAAGNIVKRLNVHVQMDIEKLEVMLGKLYPNEEVQLNILSDQVVLTGDVSTPSVANSIATLVAQYAAEVSGAQGTTDEIVTNMLSVRGEQQVMLRVKIVEAARSALKDLGVETSYTGNIDNATSIATTAATALGLTAPAQLGVMALTYAGNGFGPLNFLVRALEEEGIVNTLAEPNLTAISGEQAGFLAGGEFPIPTEIDRNGNLVYEFRPFGVSLNFRPIVMSSNRINLELTTEVSTTSFEQNLQLNGINVPTFNVRRAKTTVELPSGGTLMIAGLLESNTISGLTQLPGVGDVPVLGDLLKSDTFQRDESELVVVITPYLVEPFAQNNSQEQDVPEEPSRESSQMTGIFGNNIRRTYGASAPEDLLQETGSFGYIID comes from the coding sequence ATGGAACATACATTCAGAAACAGAAAAACGGTTTTAAGCTTGATGGCTTTGGCGCTTTTTGTGCTGATGCCCTGCGGTCAGGCGCTGGCGGGCAAGGCGGATTTCGCCGGTCTGGTTGGCATACCGCATGATCCAACGGTGGACATCATGCTGGGCAAGGCCGAGATGGTTGAAATCTCCGGCCCTGTTTCCGATATCCTGGTGGCCAATCCTTCCATTGTGGATGTGATGGCTGTGCGCTCCAACCGCCTGTATCTGGTCGGGACGGCTTTGGGGGACACGAATATTATGGCGCTGGATGCGGCGGGAAATATTGTGAAGCGCCTGAATGTCCACGTCCAGATGGATATCGAAAAACTGGAAGTCATGTTGGGCAAACTCTATCCGAACGAAGAGGTCCAGCTAAACATCCTGAGCGATCAGGTTGTGTTGACCGGGGATGTTTCGACGCCGTCCGTTGCCAATTCGATTGCGACTCTGGTTGCGCAATACGCGGCGGAAGTTTCGGGCGCCCAGGGAACGACCGATGAAATTGTCACCAATATGCTGTCCGTGCGCGGAGAGCAGCAGGTGATGCTCCGTGTGAAAATCGTCGAAGCCGCGCGCAGCGCCCTGAAGGATTTGGGCGTGGAAACGAGCTACACGGGTAACATTGACAATGCGACCAGTATTGCGACGACCGCCGCGACGGCCCTTGGACTGACCGCGCCGGCCCAGCTTGGCGTCATGGCCCTGACCTATGCCGGAAACGGCTTTGGGCCGCTGAATTTCCTCGTGCGTGCGCTGGAGGAAGAAGGGATTGTCAACACGCTGGCGGAGCCGAACCTGACCGCTATTTCCGGTGAACAGGCAGGATTCCTCGCCGGGGGTGAATTCCCGATTCCAACGGAAATTGACCGCAACGGAAACCTCGTCTATGAATTTCGTCCGTTCGGGGTATCTTTGAATTTCCGTCCGATCGTGATGTCGTCCAACCGGATCAATCTGGAGCTTACGACGGAAGTTTCGACCACCTCTTTCGAACAGAACCTGCAGCTTAACGGTATTAACGTGCCGACCTTCAATGTGCGCCGCGCGAAAACGACGGTAGAGCTTCCGAGCGGCGGGACCCTGATGATTGCGGGCTTGCTGGAGTCCAATACGATTTCCGGCCTGACGCAGCTTCCCGGTGTCGGCGACGTTCCGGTTCTGGGGGATCTTTTGAAATCCGACACGTTCCAACGGGATGAATCCGAACTGGTTGTCGTGATTACACCGTATCTGGTAGAGCCTTTTGCGCAAAACAATTCGCAGGAGCAGGACGTTCCGGAAGAACCTTCCCGGGAAAGCAGTCAGATGACAGGGATCTTCGGCAATAATATTCGCCGGACTTACGGGGCCTCTGCGCCGGAAGACCTTCTGCAGGAAACCGGTAGCTTTGGATATATTATCGATTAG
- a CDS encoding Flp family type IVb pilin produces MLKLLSYLKKEDGATAIEYGLIAAGISLVIMAAVFAFGADLSGLFEDMSTALAGG; encoded by the coding sequence ATGTTAAAACTTCTCTCATATCTAAAAAAAGAAGACGGGGCGACAGCTATTGAATACGGACTGATTGCCGCTGGAATTTCTCTTGTCATTATGGCTGCGGTATTTGCATTCGGCGCTGATTTGTCAGGCCTGTTTGAAGACATGAGCACCGCCTTGGCCGGTGGCTAA
- a CDS encoding AAA family ATPase encodes MSEQVNKETDILLPSAGVDLFIRDAETTESAKEMGKDWRFARVNVNVREGGVESAIKEYQLSQSPALVIIETDTTDESFIAHLETLSRYCAEGTNAVVIGPVNDVNLYRSLTSMGVSDYLVRPVPKDVLSEVVAKALVCQLGASGSRLIGVIGSKGGVGASVLAQALALGVSEKLGEKTFLLDAAGGWSSLGVGMGFEPSGSLHEAVRAAVTEDEDTLKRMLFSANDKLSVLASGSESMLEPSVQAQQYEALLDMVMALYPVVLVDLSGSIPSLKRTIINRVHELIVVSTPTLASLRAARSLFAEVKALRDGSDGGLELILNMQGMAPGKEVPKADIKAALDRDPSVLVPFDPKLFLGLESEGKQITSDKAGMQIVETLLPLARKLIVAKGEGSDEKAETSGFLGQFIGKLKK; translated from the coding sequence ATGAGTGAGCAGGTTAACAAAGAAACGGATATCCTTCTTCCTTCTGCGGGAGTGGATTTGTTTATCCGTGATGCGGAGACGACCGAGTCTGCGAAAGAGATGGGGAAAGACTGGCGCTTCGCCCGCGTGAATGTGAATGTCCGTGAAGGGGGTGTTGAATCCGCCATTAAGGAATACCAGCTTTCCCAGTCGCCTGCGCTGGTCATTATCGAAACGGACACCACGGATGAGAGCTTTATTGCGCATCTGGAAACGCTGTCGCGCTATTGTGCGGAAGGCACGAACGCGGTTGTGATCGGTCCGGTGAATGATGTCAATCTTTACCGGAGCCTTACCTCCATGGGGGTAAGCGATTATCTGGTGCGGCCGGTGCCGAAAGATGTTTTGAGCGAAGTTGTCGCGAAGGCGCTTGTGTGCCAGCTTGGGGCCAGCGGCAGCCGGCTGATCGGCGTGATCGGTTCCAAAGGCGGTGTCGGCGCTTCCGTTCTGGCGCAGGCGCTGGCTCTGGGCGTTTCTGAAAAGCTGGGGGAAAAGACCTTTCTGCTGGACGCTGCGGGAGGCTGGTCTTCTCTGGGCGTTGGCATGGGGTTTGAGCCGAGCGGCTCTTTGCACGAAGCGGTGCGCGCGGCCGTAACGGAAGATGAAGATACCCTCAAACGCATGCTGTTTTCTGCCAATGACAAACTCAGCGTTTTGGCGAGCGGGAGCGAGTCCATGCTGGAGCCGTCTGTGCAGGCCCAGCAATATGAAGCGCTTCTGGATATGGTGATGGCACTGTATCCTGTCGTGCTGGTGGATCTATCCGGCTCTATCCCGTCCTTGAAGCGGACGATTATTAACCGCGTGCATGAATTGATTGTTGTGTCGACGCCGACCCTGGCCTCTTTGCGGGCGGCGCGGAGTCTCTTTGCCGAAGTCAAGGCCCTGCGGGACGGTTCGGACGGCGGTCTGGAACTGATTTTAAACATGCAGGGCATGGCTCCCGGGAAAGAAGTGCCGAAGGCGGATATCAAGGCGGCGCTGGACCGCGATCCTTCCGTTTTGGTGCCTTTTGATCCGAAGCTTTTCCTTGGTCTGGAAAGCGAAGGAAAGCAGATTACGTCGGATAAAGCGGGGATGCAGATTGTTGAAACTCTTTTGCCGCTTGCGCGCAAGCTTATTGTCGCCAAGGGGGAAGGCTCAGACGAAAAAGCGGAAACTTCGGGCTTTTTGGGGCAGTTTATCGGCAAGCTGAAAAAATAA
- a CDS encoding pilus assembly protein: MAVEFSFVSLPFIFMIIGTIETALMFTSQSLLSASTATAARLIRTGQIQQGAGDPEETFRNAVCDFAAILIPCDDIQFQVLDLEDFGAADDLPDATFDENGNLQNQGFSPGGVNDVVLIRVAYNYNIVTPLMQPVLTNTGGSTRTMLSTIVLQTEPYQFEN; encoded by the coding sequence ATGGCTGTGGAATTCAGCTTCGTGTCCCTTCCTTTTATCTTTATGATTATCGGCACGATCGAGACGGCTCTGATGTTTACATCCCAAAGCCTTTTGTCGGCTTCGACCGCGACGGCGGCCCGTTTGATCCGTACGGGCCAGATTCAGCAAGGGGCCGGCGATCCGGAAGAAACGTTTCGAAATGCCGTTTGTGACTTTGCGGCGATTTTAATTCCGTGTGACGATATCCAGTTTCAGGTGCTTGATCTGGAGGATTTCGGGGCGGCGGACGACTTGCCGGATGCGACGTTTGACGAAAACGGCAATCTTCAAAATCAGGGCTTTTCGCCGGGCGGGGTGAATGACGTGGTTTTGATCCGCGTGGCATATAATTACAATATTGTGACGCCGTTGATGCAGCCTGTTTTGACCAATACGGGCGGGAGCACCCGGACGATGCTGTCTACGATCGTGTTGCAAACAGAGCCCTATCAGTTTGAGAATTAA